In Ferviditalea candida, the genomic stretch GGATCCCGGGAAGCTGCAAACGCAGCCGGCGAAGCGTGTCCTCTCTTTGCATGACAGCGATCGGAGCGGCATTCTCCCGATTCTCCCAAGCGGTCACCGCCCGCTCGGATAAACCCAAGCGGTCGGCTTCGCGCGCAGCCGCTTCCCATGCGGGAGGCCTCAACAAGGAATAGATCATCCATCCCCCTATGGCTGATGCAAGAAGTCCGACGGCCAGCGACCAATAATGGGGGATCGGAAAAAAGCGGGCCGCCAGCAGAAGCAGGATTCCCGCTCCCATCGCCCAAAGCGACCAGCGTCCAATCCCGCTTATAAGCTGCCGAAGCAGCAAGCGCCGTTTGACTGGCTGCAGCAGCTCCTTGAATTCATCCCTTTGTGATGCGAACACGGAATCACACTCCTTGGGGCTCGCGCGATGATTATTTGCGGAACAACCGAGGCTTTACGGGGCGAACGAGATAGATCGACCAGAGAAGCAGGATGACCGTCAATGATCCGAAAAACAGACTGAACAACCAATAGGAATCAATCTGCGGCGCGTGCTGTCCGGAAACACCGTACATGCTCCGCAAAGGCCCTTGATCAAAAATGTCCAGCATCGCAAACAGCGGATTGACACTATGCAAAAAATGCGACCAAAAAGGAACGCCCGGATTTGGAATCCCGCCCCCCGATTGGTAAAGCCCGCGCATGAAAAAGCTGGTGGCCAAAGTCGCAAAAATCCCCGATCCGGCCGTATATCCGAAAATCACGGCATAGGTCACCACCGTAGACACGCCCGTCCGCTTGAATACAGTGGAAAAGAAAACTCCAGCCGCTCCGCAGGATAACATCGTAACCAAATAAAAGCTGAATACTTGAAGCAGCTGAACGGGAGATATTCCGCCAAACAGAAAAACGATACTGTAAAGCGGAATAGAGGCCAATACGAGAAAAATCATAAAGCTCAAGGAAGCCAGCCATTTTCCCAAAATGAGCTTGGTCGCTGACAGATTCGTTGTCTGCAGAATGTTCAAGGTCTGTCTCTCGCGCTCACCGCTGATCACCCCGGCGGTTAAGCCCGGTGTCACGAAGGCCACCATGGCAAGCTGAAAGAGGGATAACATCATGAAAATTTCCCGCGAGCGGTTGGGATTGAAATAGCTGTCCAAACCGGTCTGCAGATAAATAAAGGCCAGCGCAATTCCCCCCAGCACCAGCAGATAGAGGCTGATCGCCCACGGAGAACGCTTGGAGCGCATGCGCATGCGAAGTTCTTTGAATAAGACGGGATTTCTCAAGCGTCGGACAAGATTCATGAGCCTACTCCTTTCGTGATCTCCAGGAAGATCTCTTCCAAATTGCCTTCTCCTTCGGCAAACGACAGCAGCGGAAAGCCCGACTGAATCAAGTCAACCAGCAGGGCGGCTTGCTCCTCCTCGGTTCCCGCAAAGCCTGCGGTTACGATCTGCCCTTCCACCCGCACTTGATCGATGACGGGCAGCGCTTCAAGCTTGGCCGCCAGCTCCTCCGCCCGGTCGCTCAGGCGAATTTTCAACACCTTATGCCCCTGCATCTGCTTGTAGATTTGCTCGACGTTTCCGCAAGCGATCAACTCTCCGCCTTCGATGATGCCGATCACATCACACATCTCCGCCAACTCGGGCAGGATATGGGAGCTGATGATAATGGTTTTGCCCATATTGCGCAGCTCCTTGAGAATCTCCCGCAGCTCGATTCTCGCACGGGGGTCCAGTCCGGATGCCGGCTCGTCGAGGATCAGCACCTCCGGGTTATGGACCAGACAGCGCGCCAAGCCCAGACGCTGCTTCATCCCGCGCGACAGCGAATCGACATAGGCGCCGGTTTTGTGGCTGAGATTCACCAGCTCCAACAGCTGGGGAATGATCATCTTTCGCTCCGCGGCGGGGATATCATAGGCTTCCCCATAAAAATCGAGATACTCGTCAACCCGAAGATGATCATACACCCCAAAAAAGTCCGGCATATAGCCGAGCAGCTTGCGAACCGGCTTCGGATGCTTCACGACATCGTAGCCGCCCACATACGCCTTCCCGCCGGTCGGCTCCAGCAGCGTGGCAAGAATCGACATCGTCGTCGATTTCCCCGCTCCGTTGGGGCCCACAAAACCGAATACCGTACCTTTCTCAATCTCCAAATCGAGTCCCTTGAGAGCTTCCATTTTGCCATACTTTTTGCGCAGATTTTCAATTCGGATCATTTTTGGATCACCTTGCCTTCCACGCTGATCGCCGGCAGGCCGAGATGATGATAGCCATCCGCGCTGTGGGCGAACTGGATTTTCAGCTTGCCTTCCTTGGACACAAAGCTGCTGATTTGCTCCCCTGCGAGCAGCTTGCCCGCTTCAAAAGCCTGGCCAAACGGTTCGTATTTGCCGGTCTTCCAATTGTAAACCTGTTTGTCAAAACGGGTTCCGTCGT encodes the following:
- a CDS encoding ABC transporter permease; the protein is MNLVRRLRNPVLFKELRMRMRSKRSPWAISLYLLVLGGIALAFIYLQTGLDSYFNPNRSREIFMMLSLFQLAMVAFVTPGLTAGVISGERERQTLNILQTTNLSATKLILGKWLASLSFMIFLVLASIPLYSIVFLFGGISPVQLLQVFSFYLVTMLSCGAAGVFFSTVFKRTGVSTVVTYAVIFGYTAGSGIFATLATSFFMRGLYQSGGGIPNPGVPFWSHFLHSVNPLFAMLDIFDQGPLRSMYGVSGQHAPQIDSYWLFSLFFGSLTVILLLWSIYLVRPVKPRLFRK
- a CDS encoding ABC transporter ATP-binding protein produces the protein MIRIENLRKKYGKMEALKGLDLEIEKGTVFGFVGPNGAGKSTTMSILATLLEPTGGKAYVGGYDVVKHPKPVRKLLGYMPDFFGVYDHLRVDEYLDFYGEAYDIPAAERKMIIPQLLELVNLSHKTGAYVDSLSRGMKQRLGLARCLVHNPEVLILDEPASGLDPRARIELREILKELRNMGKTIIISSHILPELAEMCDVIGIIEGGELIACGNVEQIYKQMQGHKVLKIRLSDRAEELAAKLEALPVIDQVRVEGQIVTAGFAGTEEEQAALLVDLIQSGFPLLSFAEGEGNLEEIFLEITKGVGS